The Leucoraja erinacea ecotype New England chromosome 8, Leri_hhj_1, whole genome shotgun sequence nucleotide sequence atctttaataactgactctagcagtttccccactaccgatgttagactaactggtctgtaattcccccttttctctctccctcccttcttaaaaagtggggttacgtttgctacccgccaatcctcaggaactactccagaatctaaagagttttgaaagattattactaatgtatccactatttctggggctacttcctggcAGGGCCAGATCCCAGTACTCTGGGATCTGGCCCTgcagatttatcggcctttaatccattcaatttacccaacaccacttcctggctaacctggatttcactcaattcctccaactcctttgacccgcggtcccctgctatttccggcagattatttatgtcttccttagtgaagatggaaccaaagtagttattcaattggtccgccatatccttgttccccatgatcaactcacctgtttctgactgcaagggacctacatttgttttaactaatctctttcttttcacatatctataaaaacttttgcagtcagtttttttgttccctgccagttttctttcataatctatttttccttccctaattgagccctttgtcctcctctgctggtctctgaatttctcccagtcctccggtatgctgctttttctggctaatttgtacgcatcatccttcgctttgatactatccctgatttcccttgttatccacggatgtaataccttccctgatttattattttgccaaattgggatgaacaatttttgtagttcttccatgcagtctttaaatgtcttccattgcatatccaccgtcaacccttttagaattaattgccagtcaatcttggccaattcacgtctcataccctcaaagttacctttctttaagttcagaaccattgtttctgaattaacaatgtcactctccatcctgttgaacactacaaactacagctaaactctgaactacgaaCTACCTTGATTGCACTCAGGACTTGGGGGCGTTTCTTTAGTCTTTGCATTATATTGTTTGTTTGTATATATTGAACTCTTTGTTGTTTATTGTGGAGTCTATTGAGTACtaagtttacatatctgttgtgctgctgcaaatagaatttcaatgttccaatagacaataggtgcaggagtaggccattcggccctttgagccagcaccgccattcaatgtgatcatggctgatcatccacaatcagtacccctttcctgccttctccccatatcccctgactccactatcttgaagagccccatctagctgtctcttgaaaatatcaagagaaccggcctccaccgccctctgaggcagagaattccacagactcacaactctctgtgagaaaaagtgtttcgtcatctctgttctaaatggcttaccccatttgGGGACCGGTGATAATAAAATTAAGGAAGAGATCGGTAAGGGCATCAGGTtttatggggaggagaatggggttgagagggaaagattggtcAGCCACGTTAGCATGGCAGAAtatacctgatgggccgaatggcctaattctgctcccataacttatgaacctattatgaaaacactcttgactcttgattcttgatatGAAAAAAACCTATTTCAAATGTATTGAATTAATAATATTCAAACATATTCAAATGTCCTCCAAGTCTACGCTtgggttggaggtggtgcaagtaaacctttgccttacctgaaaggactgtcatggTCCCTGGATgaggtcgagggaggaggtataaggtgttgcatcacctgcagttgcaggggaaagtcccTGGGGAAAGGGTTGTTTGGGCTGTCTTCAGTTTATCTGAGATCAAAGGTGTGAATGGGTTCCATGGGGCACTATGCATGTCCACAGACAACTGGGGCAAAAGAGtacccaacgtcgccctcattcTGATGGTCATATTTGTGCATGGCTGCATCAGGCTGTGCGTGGAGTCAAAACACATGAACGTTGTGTCATTACCTACACAATGTGCCCAGTCAGATGGACATCGCCGCACTACCTGCCctttgtgaaaaggtttttccagaCCGACATCTTCAATCACAAGCCCATGGGCAGTGGTTAGCATGGAATATCCTGCAGACTCAATGGATCCTGTGGGGTAGTTTGCTGACCAGACTGCCCAGTTTgtaaaatgcctcatcgccagtcttcaccaacaagcaccaagagcTCGCTTGGCTGGCGTTGAGAAGACCCCTCCGAGTCGGGCCCTTCTTCTACCATCAGTCTATATTATTCCCGAAGTGCACTGCCCTCAGGATGGCTGCTATGGAGGACAGACAATTGCCCACTCTTCGCAGAGTGTGGCTTTGTCAAGAAGGTCTGGAGAAGGATACAAAGGTCCTTGTCATGGTTCGCCCTGAGCAGCTCTGTAACAGAGGAGTCTCTGAATTAGCGCCTATTCCCAGGGACAACCCCAGAGATGGACGTCAAGTGCTACTGAAAGAACATTATTTCAGTGAAAGACGTTTTTTGGTCTGCCAGAAACTTGCTGATCTTCTACCATGAACCATTGGACCACAGCAAGATGTCTGTtagggaatgttgctgactggcccattccagacttGAGGAAtatgtgctgagggacgcactgaagctcggtgcagccaacctGAAGGCTCTGTGGTGGAGGACCACAGCGAGGGTCCTTGCACCGCTGGACATTGAGGGTCTGAATCCGATGGGGCCACCCCTCAaacagggaagggatatcaccccaggggtcCACTTGAGTGTCAATGTTGCAATGTGTAAGGGTAAAGGGAGGTGATAACACTACTGGGTATAACATTAGCAATATTGATCCCAGAGACAATGTTTAAAGACTTTTGCATGgtttgtgtatatattttttattgcgaataaagtttatttttgaaatctaAAACAAACTCTCCTCTCAAAAGGCCGCTAAGGCTGGAGGTCAATTGAAATGCAGAGCATGGAATTTTAATTTACTGCTAAGCAAGCAATGTTAGGCAAGTTTACtgcttagtaagggtgtcaaaggttatgggagggGAGGAAGGCAAGAGtataaggttgagaggggaaaatagatcagcaatgatcgcaTGGCGGAGCAGATTCATTGGGCTGAGTAGCCTAATTCTGCCCTTCTGTCTTATGGTTTTAGTGGGCGAGAGGCAAGGTGGGTGGATGGACTTGATAGACCAGCCTGTCTGGAAGAATGACCTGACCCAAGCTTCCCCTCCGTCTCAGACATCCCCTTGAATAGgtacttaaaatgctggagtaactcagtgggacagtcagcatctctggacgttttgggtccagacccttcttcagactgcatcaggggagagggagacacacagatATGGAATGATGatatgtgaaaacgagacatcaaaggggagggggtacaaggaaaatgtagaatggatcattgtttgcTACGgggaggtgacaaggaggcaaatAAAGATAACTTTTTAATCAGAGTGATCggtgaactaggatgggggagggatggagagagaggggaaacaagggctacttgaagttaaagagagTAGGTGAATGCAACAGGACTACAGGAAGGTTGCAGCAGGAGAAGgaagaccattcgacccatcaagtcttcaAGGTTCTGTGTGATCCAGCTAACAAACCACCGGCTACAATAAGCCGCTTGTTGTGAGCCGCTCGTGTGTTTCCTCTTTCTCAGTGGCTCACAAAATCCCGCATGTTTTTTTGTCCCTTTCTGACGCCTTttattatttcagattcagattcagattcagatttgtcAGATTCAgagtcacatttattgtcacatgcaccacttaaggtacagtgatatttcagttaccatgcagccatacaattaaaataacACCACACAATTAAAAGGaatgatagaacttaacataaacatccaccacagtgagcactgtgatggaaggcaataaagttcagtcagtcttcctccttttgttcaggcctcccctccccccccccccatcacccccaccccccccaccccacccccccaccccccaccaccccacaccccccccccccccccccccccccccccccccacaccacccccacataaaacataccgatATGCATTTCACATACATTAGACATACAAAAAATGACTGAcacactgctggcgaggctgccgcgcACGTTGCCATCTGTTGACGCGCGTTATTCGCTGAGCAAACGTTGCACCTCTTCATAGATTTCTCTGGTTGCCTCTTTGCACTCGTTGAAGATACTCGCATTCAGCCTACTCTGCAGAGTCGACACCGACACGTTGACAATGTTCAAATCCGGAAATAGCGTTCCCATGAACGCAATGGAGAAATCTCCGTTGGTAGTTTGTGGATTTCGGGTTGCTTCCACCTCTTCAGCCAGGAAGCGATCGTTCTGGTTCCTGGGCACCGTGCAGCAAGCTGCCGTCCAGATCAGCCCGGGTATTTTAACCCTATTTTTAATATTCCCATGATTGTAATCGTCAGAGCCTGTAACCAGGTACATGCGACGGCCGGTGTTATGGCATGTTTGTGTCAATCCCTTCACGACTTTCTCAGTGTAATGATACCATTTCACGTTGGCTCTTTGTTTCTCGGGAACGGCATTAGTGAGGGTGCAGCTGGCTGTTGCACTCTCTTGATGGTTGAAGGAAAACGGGTACAGATGCCCTCGCTGGTAACCTGATCTCTCGTAATCTGAATCCAATGCCTGTTTGTCACTGGTGTCTAATTTGATTATCTGCATATTTTGGTCGTAGGTACAATTTTCAATCTAAAACCAACAGAGATTAGTGTACAGTATTTGAAATATTAATATAATCAGCAAGTGAGAGATCTCAATTAACATCAGTTCCTGGATCAACTGTTATGGATAAAATTGCTCGTGGAGGGAAAATAGGTGGTCAATTAAAGCTGAATGAAAGCTAAAGGTAATCCTTATAAGAATTACATTTATTATTACTTTGTAATTATACTTTGTATATTATTTGATCGACGTGCTGGTGCAGCatatagagctgctgtctcacagcgccggagatcccggttcgagttatagggtggttgcacgaaaggtcattgggtcatagggctcgatgcacggagccgctaaatccaactggaagacatccgtcacttccggtacatgttattaatgccagaaacgcgtactttcctacctgttaaaaaccgccgaaatgttgaatttttgcgctgaaaaaaattgtgggagtcggggtaagtgtgagagacatgtacccaactttagaattccaaacgtgaagcgaaatgaaggtatagagaagcgagaactgaagggactacagcagctaaagtgcttggtaaacattgaaaatattgggaattatcgcgtttgttcactgcatttcatcaagtaaggcattatttgtgttttttcttgattactttggtatctaaaaattctcagaagtgataaatctggctgtaaaactttcttcagatgcgttttcattttgtatgtaaaacccacgagaaccatgggcgattaaaaaattacagccagatttatcacttctgaaactttttagatgccaaaggaatcaagaaaaaacacaaataataccttacttgatgaaatgcagtgagcaaacggccaatgttcgccaaacactctggctgttgttgtccccttcagctcttgtttctatctaccgtcatgtctcctcacttttggaattctgaagtatgctaaatgtctcacacgcttatcccgatttccataattatttacagcgcaaaaattgacaatttcagcgggttttaacgggcccgctatgctggaaacaatggtaagtgcctacctgcagttcatcgcgtgtaatccatttgtagtagcgtagcaacagtacgggtcatgggtcgtgacccgactgccgtgaaacctccctatactgcTCATACCGACTCTTTCCGAGTTATACGGTTCATAGTTCAGTCATGGTCAGCCATGAATGAA carries:
- the LOC129699430 gene encoding endonuclease domain-containing 1 protein-like → MKLTLYILPMGFSGPVWFLILAIAYPGTVQGKVVDNFQPCQQFFKDGIAPQGFENEENKDSMVKICQMYKNAYHFATLYRTDLRIPVYSAYSYTNSNPKPKTCRPLKWFIEPQIENCTYDQNMQIIKLDTSDKQALDSDYERSGYQRGHLYPFSFNHQESATASCTLTNAVPEKQRANVKWYHYTEKVVKGLTQTCHNTGRRMYLVTGSDDYNHGNIKNRVKIPGLIWTAACCTVPRNQNDRFLAEEVEATRNPQTTNGDFSIAFMGTLFPDLNIVNVSVSTLQSRLNASIFNECKEATREIYEEVQRLLSE